Proteins from a single region of Bacteroidota bacterium:
- a CDS encoding OsmC family protein: MLISKVIYQGDLRTQATHLQSGTTIITDAPTDNQGKGEAFSPTDLVATATASCMLTIMGIAARNHGLDITGTEVDITKVMASNPRRIAEIHCALKIPAGTLTNKDKHLLEVAGKTCPVIQSLSSEIIKKITFEYV, translated from the coding sequence ATGTTAATATCAAAAGTTATATATCAGGGAGATTTGCGGACGCAGGCTACACATTTACAATCGGGAACCACCATCATTACCGATGCACCAACCGATAATCAGGGCAAGGGTGAAGCCTTCTCTCCCACCGACCTGGTTGCCACGGCTACTGCAAGCTGTATGCTTACCATCATGGGCATTGCGGCGCGTAATCACGGCTTGGATATTACCGGAACTGAAGTAGATATTACTAAGGTTATGGCATCTAACCCACGCCGTATTGCTGAAATTCACTGCGCTTTAAAAATTCCTGCCGGCACACTTACCAATAAGGATAAACATTTACTCGAAGTAGCCGGTAAAACCTGTCCGGTAATTCAGAGTTTATCCAGCGAAATCATCAAAAAAATCACCTTCGAATACGTGTGA
- a CDS encoding peptidoglycan synthetase — translation MQIHLIAIGGAVMHNLALALHTKGYQVTGSDDEIFEPSYSRLKQKGLLPAEKGWFPEKIHKNLDAVILGMHARADNPELLQAHALNIPVFSFPEYVYEQSKNKIRVAICGSHGKTTITSMIMHVLQHQKMQFDYLVGAQLAGFETMVQFSDAPIMIIEGDEYFASPLDKRPKFLHYHAQITLISGIAWDHFNVFPTFSSYTNQFKLLMEGTQQNDALIVFGEDENINLLLTESEIAAQLIKYTTPDYYLENHTVHLKSNNNNYHFSIFGKHNMQNMEGAKKVCNALGISDADFYTAMQTFQGAAKRLEILKQSDDHIIFRDFAHAPSKVEATVNAVKEQFPEKKLVACLELHTFSSLNKEFIVFYRNTMQKADIRIVYFNPHTLELKKLPPLSKTEVQNYFNDEAMLVINNSDELLEVLKKLNIVNSNLLLMSSGNFDNLDLTILT, via the coding sequence ATGCAAATTCACTTAATTGCCATTGGTGGTGCTGTAATGCACAATCTGGCACTGGCCCTGCACACAAAAGGATATCAGGTTACGGGTTCCGATGATGAGATATTTGAGCCCTCCTACTCCCGTTTAAAACAAAAGGGATTATTACCTGCCGAAAAAGGTTGGTTCCCGGAAAAAATCCACAAAAATCTGGATGCCGTTATTCTTGGTATGCATGCACGTGCCGATAATCCTGAATTATTGCAGGCACACGCTTTAAATATTCCGGTATTTAGTTTTCCCGAATATGTGTATGAGCAGTCGAAAAATAAAATTCGCGTAGCGATTTGCGGCAGTCACGGAAAAACCACCATCACCTCAATGATTATGCATGTTTTGCAACATCAAAAAATGCAATTCGATTACTTGGTTGGTGCACAATTAGCAGGATTTGAAACCATGGTTCAATTTAGTGATGCACCAATTATGATTATTGAAGGCGATGAATATTTTGCTTCTCCCCTCGACAAACGTCCGAAATTTTTGCACTACCACGCACAAATTACATTAATCAGCGGAATTGCCTGGGATCATTTTAATGTATTTCCAACATTTTCATCTTACACCAATCAGTTTAAATTATTAATGGAAGGCACACAGCAAAATGATGCATTAATTGTTTTTGGTGAAGATGAAAATATCAATTTACTGTTAACGGAAAGTGAAATTGCAGCGCAGTTAATAAAATATACTACACCGGATTATTATCTTGAAAATCATACTGTACATCTAAAATCAAACAACAATAATTATCATTTTTCCATTTTCGGAAAACATAATATGCAAAATATGGAAGGTGCAAAAAAAGTTTGTAATGCGCTTGGCATAAGCGATGCAGACTTTTATACTGCTATGCAAACCTTTCAGGGTGCAGCAAAACGATTAGAAATTTTAAAACAATCAGACGACCATATTATTTTCCGTGATTTTGCCCATGCACCATCAAAAGTGGAAGCAACCGTTAATGCAGTAAAAGAACAATTTCCCGAAAAAAAATTAGTAGCTTGTCTCGAGTTACATACCTTCAGCAGCTTAAATAAAGAATTTATTGTTTTTTACCGCAATACCATGCAAAAAGCGGATATCCGGATTGTTTATTTTAATCCGCATACACTGGAATTAAAAAAATTACCGCCCTTGAGTAAAACGGAAGTGCAAAATTATTTTAATGATGAAGCCATGCTGGTAATTAACAATTCGGATGAACTGCTTGAAGTATTAAAAAAGCTAAATATTGTTAATTCTAATCTGTTATTGATGAGTTCAGGCAATTTCGATAACCTCGATCTTACAATTTTAACATAA
- a CDS encoding polyprenol monophosphomannose synthase, with the protein MPGTLVVIPTYNEQANIVDMIAAVLNQPHAFHLLIIDDNSPDGTALDVERLMPTYNGRLFLQKRSGKLGLGTAYITGFKWALEHHYDYIIEMDADFSHKPTDLPRLLETCMDGADVAIGSRYIKSGKVEDWPLNRILLSKGASLYVRLITGIPVKDTTAGFVCYKKEVLEKIDLDKIKFIGYAFQIELKFAAWKCGFKLKEIPIIFKDREKGISKMSKGIFKEAVYGVIKMKWKSFSNSYAKQT; encoded by the coding sequence TTGCCCGGAACTTTAGTAGTTATACCAACTTACAATGAACAGGCAAATATTGTCGATATGATTGCTGCTGTACTTAATCAGCCGCATGCATTTCATTTATTAATAATTGACGATAATTCACCTGACGGAACTGCATTAGATGTAGAGCGATTAATGCCGACGTATAACGGCCGATTATTTCTACAAAAACGCAGCGGCAAACTCGGGTTGGGTACTGCTTATATTACAGGATTTAAATGGGCTTTGGAACATCACTATGATTATATCATAGAAATGGATGCCGATTTTTCACATAAACCAACCGATTTACCACGTTTACTGGAAACCTGCATGGATGGTGCTGATGTGGCTATTGGTTCGCGTTATATTAAATCGGGAAAAGTTGAAGACTGGCCATTAAACAGAATATTATTATCGAAAGGTGCATCTTTATATGTACGTTTAATTACCGGAATTCCGGTTAAGGATACCACAGCCGGTTTTGTTTGTTATAAAAAAGAAGTATTGGAAAAAATTGACCTTGATAAAATTAAATTTATCGGTTATGCTTTTCAAATTGAATTAAAATTTGCCGCCTGGAAATGTGGATTTAAATTAAAAGAAATTCCGATAATTTTTAAAGACCGCGAAAAGGGTATTTCCAAAATGAGTAAAGGCATTTTTAAAGAAGCTGTTTACGGTGTTATTAAAATGAAATGGAAAAGTTTTTCGAATAGTTATGCCAAACAAACGTGA
- the corA gene encoding magnesium/cobalt transporter CorA — protein MIILSFQEEEGDYFGVIRDRLRTAKGKIRKKDADYLVYVLIDAIVDSYYVILDHYANELDTIENDIFVTKNKNHLSRIHHVNKDLIYLRRSIAPLKEVIFRLMKEEIILIQPESKIFMRDVLDHVNQIVNQIDVDREYLSDLVQTNMANMNSHLNEIIKVLTLISTIFIPLTFIVGVYGMNFVNFPEIHTQNGYYVVWGVMIFITLMQFIIFKKKKWL, from the coding sequence ATAATTATACTTAGTTTTCAGGAAGAAGAGGGTGATTATTTTGGTGTTATTCGCGACAGGCTGAGAACGGCAAAAGGTAAAATCAGAAAAAAAGATGCGGATTATCTGGTATATGTTTTAATTGATGCTATTGTGGACAGTTATTATGTTATTCTGGACCATTATGCTAATGAACTCGACACCATTGAAAATGATATATTTGTCACTAAAAATAAAAATCACCTTTCCAGAATTCACCATGTAAATAAAGATTTAATTTATTTGCGCCGCTCTATAGCACCGTTAAAAGAAGTCATATTCCGGTTGATGAAAGAAGAAATTATTTTAATTCAGCCCGAATCAAAAATATTTATGCGTGATGTTCTTGACCACGTGAATCAAATTGTAAATCAAATTGATGTTGACCGCGAATATCTCAGCGATTTAGTACAAACCAATATGGCGAATATGAACAGCCATTTAAATGAAATTATCAAAGTTTTAACCCTCATTTCTACCATATTTATTCCGCTCACCTTTATAGTGGGTGTGTATGGCATGAACTTTGTAAATTTCCCTGAAATCCACACCCAAAACGGCTATTACGTTGTTTGGGGGGTAATGATTTTTATCACCTTGATGCAATTCATTATCTTTAAGAAAAAGAAGTGGTTATAA
- a CDS encoding CHAP domain-containing protein → MLTHKHPITKRLQVIYMLLVCGILGITAVLLQSLHVAQNSNTTAPGVQVDTFNGVPVYYNGAIDHVIAKHVTKSGYNLGLKWQCVEFVKRYYYIHFNHEMPDASGNAKDFFDKSLPDASYNYNRALVQYANPSLKAPAVDDILVFDGHLGNKYGHIAIITAVSETDIEIIQQNPGPNESSRKRIELKKNGARYVVEDKHVLGWMRIE, encoded by the coding sequence ATGCTCACCCATAAACATCCAATTACAAAACGGTTGCAGGTAATTTACATGCTGCTGGTATGTGGTATTTTGGGTATTACCGCAGTTTTATTGCAATCGCTGCATGTGGCACAAAATAGTAATACCACTGCTCCCGGTGTTCAGGTGGATACGTTTAACGGTGTGCCTGTTTATTATAATGGCGCAATTGATCATGTAATTGCCAAACATGTTACAAAAAGCGGTTATAACTTAGGATTAAAATGGCAATGTGTTGAATTTGTAAAACGCTACTACTACATTCACTTTAATCACGAAATGCCGGATGCTTCAGGAAATGCAAAAGATTTTTTTGATAAATCGCTGCCGGATGCATCGTATAATTATAATCGTGCGCTGGTGCAATATGCTAATCCGAGTTTAAAAGCGCCGGCTGTTGATGATATTTTGGTTTTTGATGGACATCTTGGAAATAAATACGGACATATTGCGATTATCACTGCAGTAAGTGAAACCGATATTGAAATCATACAACAAAATCCGGGACCAAATGAGTCATCGCGCAAACGTATTGAATTAAAAAAGAATGGTGCACGCTATGTTGTGGAAGATAAACATGTATTGGGTTGGATGCGGATAGAATAA
- a CDS encoding DUF4252 domain-containing protein translates to MKKFTAIIASAAFILISSTSFAGNGNNNDSTNTADDASSTKLNLWIPGIFMKMAAGIAEEHVDGQDAAAVDLLRKFGNTTICIREGEYYKEKTDKKVTRKMNRMERKNYEALVSINSEGEKVNISIKENKRGKIRRMVVLVDEQDESFVFIKLNCRLEMQDIAEVCNNYIAE, encoded by the coding sequence ATGAAAAAATTTACCGCAATAATCGCATCCGCTGCTTTCATTTTGATAAGTAGTACCAGTTTCGCAGGCAATGGTAATAACAACGATTCTACCAATACTGCCGACGATGCAAGCTCAACTAAATTAAATCTCTGGATTCCGGGAATATTTATGAAAATGGCTGCCGGTATAGCTGAAGAACATGTGGATGGTCAGGATGCAGCAGCAGTAGATTTATTGCGCAAATTTGGTAACACTACAATCTGTATTCGCGAAGGTGAATATTATAAAGAAAAAACAGATAAAAAAGTTACCCGTAAAATGAATCGTATGGAGCGTAAAAATTATGAGGCATTAGTGAGCATAAACAGCGAAGGCGAAAAAGTGAACATCAGCATAAAAGAAAACAAGCGTGGTAAAATTAGAAGAATGGTAGTATTAGTAGATGAACAAGATGAATCGTTTGTTTTTATCAAATTAAATTGTCGCCTCGAAATGCAGGATATTGCTGAAGTGTGCAATAATTATATAGCGGAATAA
- a CDS encoding DUF4252 domain-containing protein, which translates to MKKLLLAIVLVASISVGFAQNVQIDQFFQKYEGQPGFTSVLVTEKLFALAASAVGDDPELQNVVDGIKGIRILVFENSETNVKSAEYYKEFMSTVSTAQFEELMTVNSEGDKVKFYGKMKGDNILSEMLLVCDADGEFVMISIVGDINMDEISKLSDIKIDGMEELKKVEENK; encoded by the coding sequence ATGAAAAAGTTATTGCTCGCTATCGTTTTAGTTGCTTCCATTTCAGTTGGATTTGCACAAAATGTTCAAATTGACCAGTTCTTCCAAAAATATGAAGGCCAACCGGGATTTACTTCCGTATTAGTTACAGAAAAATTATTTGCACTTGCAGCTTCAGCAGTTGGCGATGATCCTGAATTACAAAATGTTGTTGACGGCATTAAGGGTATCAGAATATTAGTATTCGAAAATTCTGAAACCAATGTAAAATCTGCAGAGTATTATAAAGAATTTATGTCAACTGTTTCAACAGCACAATTCGAAGAATTAATGACCGTAAATTCAGAAGGTGATAAAGTAAAATTTTATGGCAAAATGAAAGGTGACAATATCCTCAGCGAAATGTTATTGGTTTGCGATGCAGATGGCGAATTTGTGATGATCAGTATTGTTGGCGACATTAACATGGACGAAATTTCCAAACTATCTGATATTAAAATTGATGGTATGGAAGAATTAAAAAAAGTAGAAGAAAATAAATAA
- a CDS encoding C40 family peptidase: MNLLKKYMLVLAFVAGAHDLFGQLSPWWAQSDTLDSVEVQREVIADSIITYAITFMGTPYVWGGNDPQTGFDCSGFICYVYKQFDISLPRTSGQQFDAGEPIPYVEAKPGDLILFAGPDNGPGNPGHVGIVLSYAPETGFSFIHTSSPESGGVRISNEKSEQYYYKKFLEIRRVIGTE, translated from the coding sequence ATGAATCTGCTCAAAAAGTACATGCTTGTTTTGGCCTTCGTAGCCGGCGCTCATGATCTTTTTGGGCAGCTTTCCCCCTGGTGGGCACAGTCCGATACCCTCGACAGTGTTGAAGTTCAGCGTGAAGTTATCGCAGATAGCATCATTACCTATGCCATAACCTTTATGGGAACACCCTACGTTTGGGGTGGAAACGACCCGCAAACCGGTTTCGACTGCTCGGGATTTATCTGCTACGTTTACAAGCAGTTCGATATCAGTTTACCACGCACCTCAGGTCAGCAATTTGATGCCGGAGAACCAATTCCCTACGTTGAAGCCAAACCCGGCGACCTGATTTTGTTCGCAGGCCCCGATAATGGTCCCGGAAACCCCGGACATGTTGGTATCGTGCTATCGTATGCACCGGAAACGGGTTTTTCCTTCATCCATACCTCTTCACCTGAATCAGGTGGGGTGCGCATCAGCAACGAAAAAAGTGAACAATACTACTACAAGAAATTTCTTGAAATAAGACGCGTAATCGGCACCGAATAA
- a CDS encoding SET domain-containing protein-lysine N-methyltransferase: protein MTPDRGRAVFTSKVIPQGTVIEIAPMIVFSEKDRLLLNDTFLYEYYFEWGKSGRKGALALGFGSLYNHSYNPNARYLPDFDLNVLEFVAVRDIHPGEEICVNYNLDPDDQTPVWWERDKIKKKKQHP, encoded by the coding sequence ATGACCCCCGATCGCGGCCGCGCAGTTTTTACCAGCAAGGTTATTCCACAGGGCACAGTTATTGAAATAGCACCGATGATTGTTTTTAGTGAAAAAGACAGGTTGCTGTTAAACGACACCTTTTTGTATGAATATTACTTCGAATGGGGTAAAAGTGGCAGAAAAGGTGCTTTAGCACTTGGTTTTGGATCATTATACAATCACAGTTATAATCCAAATGCACGTTATTTACCCGATTTCGACCTCAATGTGCTTGAATTTGTTGCCGTTCGCGACATTCATCCGGGTGAGGAAATTTGTGTGAATTACAACCTCGATCCTGATGATCAAACTCCGGTTTGGTGGGAAAGAGATAAAATAAAAAAGAAAAAACAACATCCATAA
- a CDS encoding YbaB/EbfC family nucleoid-associated protein produces the protein MKKQMDEVQARLDNISVDGESGDGKYQVKVTVTATKKVKSINISDTLFESGDKEHLEDLILIAIERAMTKAQNVAEAEARSAAMGGGLSGLFGM, from the coding sequence ATGAAAAAGCAGATGGATGAGGTGCAAGCGCGCCTCGATAACATCTCGGTTGATGGCGAATCCGGTGACGGAAAATATCAGGTAAAAGTTACGGTTACAGCCACCAAAAAGGTGAAATCTATCAATATCAGCGATACCTTATTTGAAAGTGGCGATAAGGAACATCTTGAAGACCTTATTTTAATTGCCATTGAACGTGCCATGACAAAAGCACAAAATGTTGCCGAGGCAGAAGCGCGTTCGGCTGCTATGGGTGGTGGCTTAAGCGGATTATTTGGGATGTAA
- a CDS encoding CoA transferase, whose amino-acid sequence MFKDLQVVELAGVLAGPAVGAFFAELGATVIKVENPGTNGDVTRHWKLPSEDPNSNTSAYFATVNYKKNHIFLDYNDADDLQRIYGLIRRADVVICNWKKGDGERFKLDYDTVYAIKPDIIYANINSFGEEEDRVAFDVVLQAETGWMYMNGSPSSPPTKLPVAIIDLFAAHQLKEGVLTALIKKLKTGKGSKVTVSLFDVAVSSLANQAANFLHTGKIPERIGSLHPNIAPYGEIITFKDGEQVVLAIGSDRQFRALCKIAGCTDLCGVDKYATNADRVINRNTLHGLLQSKMQRMTSEDFIYACRQDNIPVGIIRNMQQLFELDRAQQLILEDESGKRVKSVVFKIEEHALVN is encoded by the coding sequence ATGTTTAAAGACCTTCAGGTAGTAGAATTAGCAGGTGTACTGGCCGGACCTGCTGTGGGTGCATTTTTTGCTGAGCTGGGTGCAACCGTTATTAAAGTTGAAAATCCGGGAACGAATGGTGATGTTACACGTCACTGGAAGCTGCCAAGTGAAGATCCTAACTCAAATACCTCTGCTTATTTTGCAACAGTTAATTATAAAAAGAATCATATTTTTCTCGACTATAATGATGCTGACGACCTGCAGCGCATATATGGTTTAATTCGACGTGCTGATGTAGTGATTTGCAATTGGAAAAAAGGTGATGGGGAAAGATTTAAATTAGATTATGATACCGTTTATGCCATCAAGCCCGATATTATTTATGCCAATATCAATAGTTTTGGAGAAGAAGAAGATCGTGTAGCTTTTGATGTTGTTTTGCAGGCTGAAACAGGATGGATGTATATGAATGGTTCTCCTTCTTCACCACCAACAAAATTACCCGTTGCCATTATCGATTTATTTGCAGCGCATCAGTTAAAAGAAGGTGTATTAACTGCACTCATAAAAAAATTAAAAACCGGAAAAGGTTCAAAAGTTACGGTAAGCCTTTTTGATGTTGCTGTTTCTTCATTGGCCAATCAGGCAGCAAATTTTTTACATACCGGTAAAATTCCTGAACGCATTGGTTCTTTACATCCCAATATTGCGCCTTACGGAGAAATTATCACCTTTAAAGATGGTGAACAGGTAGTGCTTGCAATAGGCTCTGACAGGCAGTTTCGGGCATTGTGCAAAATTGCGGGTTGCACCGATTTATGTGGGGTAGATAAATATGCCACCAACGCTGATCGTGTAATTAACCGCAACACCTTACACGGTTTATTACAAAGTAAAATGCAACGTATGACCAGCGAAGATTTTATTTATGCTTGTCGTCAGGATAATATACCGGTTGGTATAATCCGCAATATGCAACAACTATTTGAGCTGGATCGTGCACAACAATTAATATTGGAAGATGAAAGTGGCAAGCGTGTTAAAAGTGTAGTCTTCAAAATCGAAGAACATGCACTCGTAAACTGA
- a CDS encoding metallophosphoesterase — MHSRTLFLFAFVFGIEFYAFQAFATAFPTFAALPYIYFSLTAILFFCVVLFLNAAAKKRVNLPRGVLTGTFFMLFVPKIFISILLLGEDIVRLGKTLITFIVHLAGNETFYLGVERSSTWSVTTLIVAGVLSLSFIYGALFNVYNYKIRKVKVKLMKLPAAFNGLKVVQISDIHSGSLTDKNAVQKAVDKINNLQPDLIFFTGDLVNNIATEAVGFVPVFQQLTAKHGVYSILGNHDYGDYAAWPDAESKIANLEMLKQIHHEMGWRLLMNEHIQLEKDGEKIVVAGVENWSARGRFHSYGKLDKALNGIQDAMTVLLLSHDPSHWEAEVLNHPSKVDITFSGHTHGMQFGFELFNIKWSPVKYMYKQWAGLYSKNNQHLYVNRGFGVIGYPGRVGILPEITLFTLHNENEA; from the coding sequence ATGCATTCAAGGACTTTATTTTTATTTGCCTTTGTATTCGGAATTGAATTTTATGCTTTTCAGGCATTTGCAACTGCTTTTCCAACATTTGCAGCACTACCTTATATCTATTTTTCCTTAACAGCGATATTATTTTTCTGCGTTGTATTATTTTTAAATGCAGCGGCAAAAAAACGGGTTAATTTACCAAGAGGTGTATTAACAGGCACATTTTTTATGTTGTTCGTTCCGAAAATATTTATCAGTATTTTATTGTTGGGAGAAGACATTGTACGTTTAGGTAAAACACTTATTACATTTATTGTACATCTGGCAGGTAATGAAACCTTTTATTTGGGTGTAGAACGATCAAGCACTTGGAGTGTGACAACATTAATTGTAGCAGGTGTTTTAAGTTTATCGTTTATTTATGGCGCATTATTTAATGTGTATAATTATAAAATACGCAAGGTAAAAGTAAAATTAATGAAATTACCGGCAGCATTTAACGGATTAAAAGTGGTGCAGATTTCAGATATTCATTCCGGCAGTTTAACCGATAAAAATGCTGTTCAAAAAGCAGTAGATAAAATAAATAATTTACAACCGGATTTAATATTTTTTACCGGTGATTTGGTAAATAATATTGCAACAGAAGCAGTGGGATTTGTTCCGGTGTTTCAGCAGCTTACGGCCAAACACGGTGTTTACAGTATTCTTGGAAACCACGACTATGGCGACTATGCAGCCTGGCCGGATGCGGAATCAAAAATTGCGAATCTGGAAATGTTGAAACAAATTCATCATGAAATGGGTTGGCGCTTATTGATGAATGAACATATTCAATTAGAAAAAGACGGAGAAAAAATTGTTGTTGCCGGTGTAGAAAACTGGAGTGCACGCGGACGATTTCATAGTTATGGAAAATTGGATAAAGCATTAAATGGCATTCAGGATGCAATGACGGTTTTATTATTATCGCATGACCCTTCACATTGGGAAGCAGAAGTTTTAAATCATCCGTCAAAAGTGGATATTACTTTTTCGGGACATACTCACGGTATGCAATTCGGATTTGAATTATTTAATATTAAATGGAGTCCTGTAAAATATATGTATAAACAATGGGCAGGATTATATTCAAAAAATAATCAGCATTTATATGTCAATCGCGGATTTGGTGTAATTGGATATCCGGGACGCGTAGGTATACTTCCGGAAATTACTTTATTTACTTTGCACAATGAAAACGAAGCATGA
- a CDS encoding DinB family protein, translating into MKGAAAKNTIRQKYLLLETHCLQLMETVAGLTEVEFNKPHNPGKWSTGQILVHINHVFERSMGYINKKMQEPDKIPDAGLITGAKSTLLNLVLKSKLKFKAPKGVDVVPEHVDFETVRLRIVQNLNAVKDLTEQFPEKYYQKAIFKHPAVGRITLLQTITFLDAHFLHHEQQIRNFLHNRQ; encoded by the coding sequence ATGAAAGGTGCAGCTGCGAAAAATACCATCCGCCAAAAATATCTGCTTTTAGAAACACATTGTTTACAATTAATGGAAACAGTTGCCGGTTTAACGGAAGTGGAATTTAATAAACCACATAACCCGGGGAAATGGAGTACGGGGCAAATTTTGGTGCATATTAATCATGTTTTTGAACGCAGCATGGGTTATATCAACAAAAAAATGCAGGAACCGGATAAAATTCCTGATGCAGGATTAATTACCGGTGCGAAGTCAACACTTTTAAATCTTGTCTTAAAAAGTAAACTAAAGTTTAAAGCCCCAAAAGGTGTGGATGTAGTTCCGGAACATGTTGATTTTGAAACAGTTAGGTTGAGAATAGTACAAAATTTGAATGCAGTAAAAGACTTAACCGAACAATTTCCGGAAAAGTATTACCAAAAAGCGATTTTTAAACACCCTGCAGTGGGGAGGATTACGTTATTACAGACTATAACCTTCCTGGATGCTCATTTTTTACATCATGAGCAACAAATCAGGAATTTTTTACATAATCGTCAATAA
- a CDS encoding acyl-CoA desaturase codes for MTIFFIVFALHWYLSLFSQTFFLHRYAAHAMFRMNPFWEKFFYVFTWLTQGSSYLSPYAYGILHRLHHAYTDTENDPHSPSYTKGLFPLMWKTKQIYGDINKDVLKVDDKFMKNLPMWRSFDRFASTLVSRLGWGVIYFLFYLAFATQWWMWLLFPISCLMGPVHGAIINYFAHKYGYRNFEIEDTSKNFLPVDILMMGESYHNNHHKLLARPNFGYRWFEVDPTYPVIRALNFLHVIRLNKEPV; via the coding sequence ATGACCATATTTTTTATTGTTTTTGCTCTGCACTGGTATCTTTCCTTGTTTAGTCAGACGTTTTTCTTACACCGTTATGCGGCGCATGCCATGTTCAGGATGAATCCTTTTTGGGAAAAATTCTTTTATGTATTTACATGGCTTACACAGGGTTCTTCATATCTGAGTCCTTATGCATACGGCATTTTACACCGTTTACATCATGCATATACCGATACGGAAAACGATCCGCATTCACCAAGTTATACCAAAGGTTTGTTTCCATTGATGTGGAAGACAAAACAGATTTATGGTGATATAAATAAGGATGTGTTGAAGGTGGACGACAAGTTCATGAAAAATTTGCCCATGTGGCGCAGTTTCGACCGTTTTGCCAGCACTTTAGTCAGCAGATTAGGGTGGGGAGTTATTTATTTTCTGTTTTACCTGGCATTTGCCACACAGTGGTGGATGTGGTTATTATTTCCGATTAGTTGTTTAATGGGCCCTGTTCACGGCGCAATTATCAACTACTTTGCGCATAAATATGGCTATCGCAATTTTGAAATAGAAGATACTTCTAAAAACTTTTTACCTGTTGACATTTTAATGATGGGAGAAAGTTATCATAATAACCACCATAAATTATTGGCACGTCCGAATTTTGGGTATCGCTGGTTTGAAGTTGACCCGACTTATCCGGTTATACGGGCTTTGAATTTTTTACATGTTATAAGGTTGAATAAAGAGCCGGTTTAG
- a CDS encoding DUF2721 domain-containing protein — protein sequence MDITINTPALLFPAISLVMLAYTNRFMALSSVVRKLHDEYQLSNANKNLHLQIKNLKYRIKLVRRMQFFGVMSFIFAIISMYMIYQDAMYYAHVMFATSIILFALSLLLSLLEILKSTRALELELSDMEGLDDDNLVDYLRKKFDK from the coding sequence ATGGATATCACCATTAATACCCCGGCATTATTATTTCCTGCAATCAGTTTAGTAATGCTTGCCTATACCAACCGGTTTATGGCTTTGAGCTCAGTGGTTCGAAAATTACATGATGAATACCAGCTGAGCAATGCCAACAAAAATTTACATCTCCAAATAAAAAATTTAAAATACCGCATTAAGTTGGTTCGGCGCATGCAATTTTTCGGGGTGATGTCATTTATTTTCGCCATTATTTCGATGTACATGATATACCAGGATGCTATGTATTATGCGCATGTAATGTTTGCTACTTCCATTATTTTATTTGCACTGAGTTTATTGTTATCGCTGTTAGAAATACTTAAAAGCACCAGAGCTTTAGAGCTTGAACTTTCGGATATGGAAGGTTTGGATGATGATAATTTAGTGGATTATCTCCGTAAAAAATTCGACAAATAA